The proteins below are encoded in one region of Colletotrichum lupini chromosome 5, complete sequence:
- a CDS encoding kelch domain-containing protein, whose translation MESFGALKRRTTEILQSLPQNLPNMPNVKRPSLSSGTGPKAMKGTWERIDVPPLARSSHTVNVVNGSAYVFGGEVNPREPVDNDVHVIRLPYNSAGADYYKITSAPAKQYTPPADPEPTTTQTEEKIDDEKPEASGDDVEEKAALKQQLLDEVSLASPGVAGEGEEYSSLRAGEQTTSAPTVADKGKGPALPEPPLLGDVPGPRVGHATAVIGSRIFLYGGRGGPDMTPLEEAGRVWVFDTRTNSWSFLDPVPPAPGVTNLPMPSPRSYHSAAATDRPRDFAPKHARAKQTWRAWAQGDSADVGIPQAPIIGHAAANATDEEDDGYGTFFVHAGCLANGERTNDLWAFDVRSRVWSQLPSAPGPARGGAAITVSKSRLFRFGGYDGKGEIGGQLDFIHLEMDTFDDGVSKGEIAVHGRGGWQSIAQGAGATPGTGAGEQEIHLVPGQTWPGHRSVAGLEAVTVGAGREYLLLIMGEREPSADGHAGAGAMWDDVWAFQVPPLGMTAASVRDAMLQAIGRPTGEGKWTRLSMEPYDDDNDDGQPAPRGWFAAAAMRDVEEAGVVVWGGLSSENKRLRDGWILRIPE comes from the coding sequence ATGGAGTCTTTTGGAGCTCTCAAGCGGCGGACGACCGAGATACTCCAGTCTCTCCCGCAGAACCTACCCAATATGCCCAACGTCAAGAGGCCGTCTCTGTCCAGCGGCACCGGCCCGAAGGCCATGAAGGGCACATGGGAACGAATCGACGTCCCGCCTCTCGCCCGCTCCTCCCACACTGTCAACGTCGTCAACGGCTCCGCCTACGTCTTTGGCGGCGAGGTCAACCCCCGCGAACCCGTCGACAACGACGTCCACGTTATCAGGCTTCCCTATAACAGCGCCGGTGCCGACTACTACAAGATCACGTCTGCCCCAGCAAAGCAGTATACCCCGCCCGCCGACCCCGAGCCCACCACGACGCAGACGGAGGAGAAGATTGACGACGAGAAGCCTGAGGCGTCCGGCGACGACGTCGAGGAGAAGGCTGCTCTGAAGCAACAGCTCCTCGACGAGGTGTCTCTCGCCTCACCAGGCGTCgccggagaaggagaagaataCTCGTCCCTCAGAGCTGGCGAGCAGACCACAAGTGCGCCCACGGTGGCAGACAAAGGCAAAGGCCCCGCCCTACCCGAACCCCCCCTCCTCGGCGACGTCCCGGGCCCCCGCGTCGGCCATGCCACCGCCGTCATCGGCAGCCGCATCTTCCTCTACGGCGGCCGTGGCGGCCCAGACATGACACCCCTCGAGGAGGCCGGCCGCGTCTGGGTCTTTGACACCCGCACAAACTCCTGGTCCTTCCTCGACCCCGTACCGCCCGCCCCCGGCGTCACCAACCTCCCCATGCCCTCCCCGCGTAGCTACcactccgccgccgccaccgacCGCCCGCGCGACTTCGCCCCCAAGCACGCCCGCGCAAAGCAGACCTGGCGCGCCTGGGCCCAGGGCGACAGCGCCGACGTCGGCATCCCCCAGGCGCCCATCATAGGCCACGCCGCGGCCAACGCCACggacgaggaggacgacGGCTACGGCACCTTCTTCGTTCACGCAGGCTGCCTCGCCAACGGGGAACGCACAAACGACCTCTGGGCCTTTGACGTGCGGAGCCGGGTGTGGAGCCAGCTACCCTCGGCGCCCGGCCCCGCGCGCGGCGGCGCCGCCATCACCGTCAGCAAGAGCCGGCTGTTCCGCTTCGGCGGGTACGACGGCAAGGGCGAAATCGGCGGCCAGCTCGACTTTATCCACCTCGAGATGGACACCTTTGACGACGGCGTCTCCAAGGGCGAGATCGCCGTCCACGGCCGCGGCGGCTGGCAGAGCATCGCCCAGGGCGCGGGCGCAACCCCCGGTACCGGTGCCGGTGAGCAGGAGATCCACCTCGTCCCGGGCCAAACATGGCCCGGCCACCGCAGCGTAGCGGGTCTCGAGGCCGTCACCGTCGGCGCAGGCCGGGAGTACCTCCTCCTCATCATGGGCGAGCGCGAGCCCAGCGCGGACGGCCATGCCGGCGCCGGCGCAATGTGGGACGACGTGTGGGCGTTCCAGGTCCCGCCGCTCGGCATGACGGCCGCCAGCGTGCGCGACGCCATGTTGCAGGCCATTGGCCGTCCCACGGGCGAGGGCAAGTGGACGAGGCTGTCGATGGAGCCGTACGACGACGATAACGACGACGGCCAGCCCGCGCCGCGCGGGTGGtttgcggcggcggcgatgagAGACGTGGAGGAGGCTGGCGTCGTTGTCTGGGGAGGATTGAGCTCCGAAAACAAGAGACTGCGGGATGGCTGGATCTTGAGGATCCCCGAGTGA
- a CDS encoding NADH-ubiquinone oxidoreductase 24 kDa subunit, which produces MASRLSPLLFRSALRSATCRAARPQFRAFSLTAVRPSDTLQVHRDSPKNNADVPFKFTKENEAVIDEILKRYPPQYKKAAVMPILDLGQRQHGFTSISVMNEVARMLEMPPQRVYEVASFYTMYNRTPVGKYFIQACTTTPCQLGGVGSDVIVKAIIDHLGIKQGETTKDGLFTLLEVECLGACVNAPMVQINDDYYEDLTPETTVQLLDALKATAAATGGSAAAQVPKPGPIKSGRQTCENSKGLTNLTSEPWGPEVTRSDL; this is translated from the exons ATGGCCTCCAGACTCTCACCTCTCCTCTTCAGATCAGCCCTCCGCTCGGCAACGTGTCGGGCGGCGAGGCCTCAGTTCCGCGCCTTCTCCCTCACAGCCGTCCGCCCCAGCGACACCCTCCAAGTG CACCGCGACTCCCCGAAAAACAACGCCGATGTCCCCTTCAAGTTCACCAAGGAGAATGAGGCCGTCATCGACGAGATCCTGAAGCGCTACCCGCCGCAATACAAGAAGGCCGCCGTCATGCCCATCCTCGACCTCGGCCAGCGCCAGCACGGCTTCACCAGCATCAGCGTCATGAACGAGGTCGCCCGCATGCTCGAGATGCCCCCCCAGCGCGTCTACGAAGTCGCATCCTTCTACACCATGTACAACCGCACTCCCGTCGGAAAGTACTTCATCCAGGCCTGCACAACT ACCCCCTGCCAACTTGGCGGCGTCGGCTCCGACGTAATCGTCAAGGCCATCATCGACCATCTCGGCATCAAGCAGGGCGAGACCACAAAGGACGGCCTCTTCACCCTCCTCGAGGTCGAGTGCCTCGGCGCCTGTGTCAACGCCCCTATGGTTCAGATCAACGACGACTACTACGAGGACCTCACCCCCGAGACGACCGTCCAGCTCCTCGACGCCCTCAaggccaccgccgccgccaccggtggttccgccgccgcccaggTCCCCAAGCCCGGCCCTATTAAGAGCGGTCGCCAAACCTGCGAAAACTCAAAGGGTCTGACCAACCTCACCTCCGAGCCATGGGGCCCCGAGGTGACGCGGAGCGATTTGTAA